In Dyadobacter sp. CECT 9275, the following proteins share a genomic window:
- a CDS encoding peptide MFS transporter — protein MSAPISQKHPKGLYVLFFAEMWERFSYYGMRAILLLFLIDNVRGGMGLNAAEGAAIYGLYTASVYLLTLPGGWMADNVLGQKKAIWYGGIIIMLGHIILAVPGGTGIFFLGLVTVALGTGLLKPNISSIVGELYPEGGARRDAAFSIFYMGINLGSVLGITIVGYLGQKINWHIGFGAAAIGMLLGLVVFKLGSAKYLRGFGDVPPAKISTPESAQQTKSNTTLGYGLIVLLIGFLSVLQWTGTIDMTTATGLAQGAGVIIVSVSSFYFLFILVAGGLTPVEKKRVFVLIVFFLAAALFWSGFEQAGSSLQIFAERHTQRSIGTWEMPSSWFQNFNGSFILIFAPVMASLWIFLSSKGLNPSTPVKFALALILLGIGFFVMEMAAKEAVTGSLVSPLFLTFTYLFHTIGELCLSPVGLSSYTKLAPKRYVSQLMGIWFVAASLGNLIAGLFAGNFDENNVQQMPALFNQVTLFSIGFGLLLLVFWKPVKNWMGGIQ, from the coding sequence ATGTCTGCACCAATATCCCAAAAACATCCCAAAGGGCTTTACGTACTCTTTTTTGCCGAAATGTGGGAACGCTTCAGCTATTACGGAATGCGTGCCATTCTGTTACTTTTCCTGATTGACAATGTCCGCGGAGGTATGGGATTAAATGCCGCCGAAGGGGCTGCTATTTATGGCCTGTATACGGCATCTGTATATCTGCTGACTTTGCCGGGTGGCTGGATGGCAGATAACGTGCTTGGACAAAAGAAGGCGATTTGGTATGGAGGCATCATCATCATGCTCGGGCATATTATACTTGCCGTTCCGGGCGGAACAGGGATATTCTTTCTTGGTCTGGTCACTGTTGCTTTGGGTACCGGGCTGCTTAAACCGAATATCAGTTCTATAGTAGGCGAACTCTACCCCGAAGGAGGTGCCCGCCGCGACGCCGCTTTTTCCATTTTTTATATGGGTATCAACCTGGGGTCTGTTCTCGGTATCACGATTGTCGGTTATCTGGGTCAGAAAATCAACTGGCATATAGGCTTCGGTGCGGCAGCAATAGGTATGCTATTGGGCCTAGTCGTTTTTAAACTGGGCAGTGCAAAATATCTGCGTGGTTTCGGAGACGTTCCTCCTGCAAAAATCAGCACACCCGAGTCAGCCCAGCAAACGAAGTCCAATACAACGCTTGGCTATGGCCTTATCGTTCTGCTGATCGGATTCCTTTCTGTTCTGCAGTGGACAGGGACAATAGATATGACCACCGCCACAGGTCTTGCGCAGGGCGCGGGCGTTATCATTGTTTCGGTCTCTTCTTTTTACTTTCTGTTTATTCTCGTGGCAGGCGGGCTTACACCGGTCGAAAAAAAGCGCGTATTTGTATTGATCGTCTTTTTCCTTGCAGCTGCATTGTTCTGGTCTGGGTTTGAACAGGCTGGCTCTTCACTGCAGATATTTGCCGAAAGACATACGCAGCGCAGCATTGGCACCTGGGAAATGCCGTCCAGCTGGTTTCAAAATTTCAATGGTAGTTTCATTCTCATTTTTGCCCCCGTAATGGCTAGCCTCTGGATCTTCCTCTCTTCCAAAGGACTGAACCCCTCCACTCCTGTGAAATTCGCACTGGCTCTAATTCTCCTGGGTATTGGATTTTTTGTAATGGAAATGGCTGCGAAAGAAGCTGTTACAGGGTCTCTTGTCTCTCCCCTATTCCTGACATTTACCTATCTGTTCCATACCATTGGAGAGCTTTGCCTGAGTCCCGTTGGACTGAGCTCCTATACCAAACTCGCTCCAAAAAGATATGTAAGCCAGTTAATGGGTATCTGGTTTGTGGCAGCTTCGCTCGGTAATCTCATCGCAGGTCTTTTCGCAGGAAATTTTGATGAAAACAATGTGCAGCAAATGCCTGCCCTGTTCAATCAGGTAACACTCTTTTCTATCGGCTTTGGATTGCTTCTTCTGGTTTTCTGGAAGCCTGTCAAAAACTGGATGGGGGGAATTCAGTAA
- a CDS encoding TPM domain-containing protein, with product MKKLVSICFLILAVIFGATAQNIPARPNPPRLVNDFANQLNPTEIAQLEQKLVAYNDSTSSQIVIVVVPTTGEYPIADYAFKIGREWGVGQKGKDNGIVLLWASTDRKIAISTGYGMEGVIPDAIAKRITSQVIAPEFRNKMYYQGLDKGVEAIFKYATGEYKADPSDNDEGGGISPIFVVIIIFIIILFIISRNKGNRGSGGGGLGNFGGGPIIWPYATHSSRGSSSGNWGGGGWGGGDGGGFGGFGGGSFGGGGASSDY from the coding sequence ATGAAGAAATTAGTTAGTATTTGTTTCCTGATCCTGGCAGTTATCTTCGGCGCAACAGCGCAGAATATTCCCGCCCGCCCCAATCCTCCCCGCCTGGTAAATGATTTTGCCAACCAGCTTAATCCAACGGAAATAGCTCAGCTGGAGCAAAAACTTGTGGCTTATAATGACTCTACCTCTTCACAGATCGTGATTGTGGTAGTACCGACAACTGGCGAATACCCGATTGCCGACTATGCATTCAAGATCGGCCGGGAATGGGGTGTTGGACAAAAGGGCAAGGATAACGGAATTGTGCTGCTCTGGGCATCAACAGACCGCAAGATAGCCATCAGTACCGGCTATGGCATGGAAGGGGTAATTCCGGACGCCATTGCAAAACGAATCACCAGCCAGGTAATTGCTCCGGAATTCAGGAACAAAATGTACTATCAGGGATTGGACAAAGGCGTTGAAGCCATTTTCAAATATGCTACCGGAGAGTATAAAGCTGACCCGTCCGACAATGATGAGGGTGGTGGCATATCGCCCATATTTGTCGTTATCATCATTTTTATCATTATTCTGTTTATCATATCCAGAAACAAAGGGAACCGCGGGAGCGGCGGAGGTGGCCTTGGTAATTTTGGTGGAGGACCTATTATCTGGCCCTACGCAACGCATTCCAGCAGAGGGAGCTCCTCAGGTAACTGGGGTGGTGGTGGCTGGGGAGGCGGCGACGGTGGTGGCTTCGGGGGATTCGGAGGAGGTAGTTTTGGAGGAGGCGGAGCCAGCAGTGATTATTAA
- a CDS encoding TPM domain-containing protein, which produces MAEESLFFGEEEQQQIVAAIREAEKQTSGEIKVHVERNCNTPDAMERAKEVFGFLNLHQTAQKNGVLFYLAYEDRKFAVLGDSGIHEKVSDIFWNSTKDLLRSYFSQNQFTQGLCLGIKEAGEQLKKHFPYRSDDINELPDDISFG; this is translated from the coding sequence ATGGCAGAAGAATCACTCTTTTTTGGAGAAGAAGAACAACAGCAGATTGTTGCTGCTATCCGGGAAGCTGAAAAGCAGACGTCCGGAGAGATTAAAGTGCACGTGGAGAGAAACTGTAATACCCCGGATGCCATGGAAAGAGCCAAGGAGGTTTTCGGCTTCCTGAATCTGCACCAGACAGCGCAAAAAAACGGTGTCCTGTTTTACCTGGCCTACGAAGACAGGAAATTTGCGGTACTGGGCGACAGCGGTATTCATGAAAAAGTTTCCGATATCTTCTGGAATAGCACCAAAGACCTTCTGAGAAGTTATTTTTCCCAGAATCAATTTACGCAGGGACTTTGCCTGGGTATAAAAGAAGCCGGAGAACAGCTTAAAAAGCATTTCCCCTACCGCTCTGATGACATCAACGAACTTCCTGACGATATATCGTTCGGATAA
- a CDS encoding LemA family protein, translating into MSKGLIAVIAIVLILGFVGCGKYNGLVSKDEVVKESWAKVESQYQRRADLIPNLVSTVKGAADFEKSTLTGVIEARAKATQTTISADALTPENIAKFQGAQDQLSGALSRLLVSVEQYPQLKANQNFLELQAQLEGTENRITVARNDFNTVVKDYNQEVRTFPTNLFAGVFGFAQKGYFTAAAGSEKAPSVQF; encoded by the coding sequence ATGTCAAAAGGATTAATTGCCGTAATCGCTATCGTTCTGATTCTTGGATTTGTGGGGTGTGGCAAATATAACGGTCTTGTTAGTAAAGATGAAGTTGTAAAAGAGTCATGGGCAAAGGTAGAAAGCCAGTATCAGCGCCGGGCCGACCTTATCCCCAACCTCGTCAGTACTGTAAAGGGTGCTGCAGATTTCGAAAAAAGCACGCTGACGGGTGTAATAGAAGCTCGTGCCAAAGCAACACAGACAACCATCAGCGCGGATGCCCTCACGCCTGAAAACATAGCCAAATTTCAGGGCGCTCAGGATCAGCTCAGTGGTGCATTGTCCCGTCTGCTGGTTTCTGTTGAACAGTACCCCCAGTTAAAGGCAAACCAGAACTTCCTGGAATTACAGGCACAGCTGGAAGGTACTGAAAACCGGATCACAGTTGCACGTAACGATTTCAATACCGTGGTGAAAGATTATAATCAGGAAGTGCGTACTTTCCCAACCAACCTTTTTGCAGGCGTGTTCGGATTTGCACAGAAAGGTTATTTCACTGCTGCTGCCGGATCAGAGAAAGCACCGTCGGTCCAATTCTAA
- a CDS encoding deoxyribodipyrimidine photo-lyase has product MTQRIIFWFRNDLRLHDNEALYQAAKNSYEIVPVYVFDPRQFETTRLGFRRTGAFRAQLIIESVAELRNRLKALGADLLIRVGEPEKIIAQLAEDYHADYVYTTKKIGPKETRIESLLSKNLKIHNVDIKLFWIDTLLNVQDLPFSIAKLPHGFDSYWQMVKDRLPVKTILPAPEKLHLPSDYDPGLMPEVPSLGFQPDEISETYTGEIPQGGENTGLELLSQLVNELKQGTSSATYDHITDSRLSLWIALGCVSARQIYTQLAKLPEKTPGRNETIKNLFERDYAHFTLLKYGPRLFKPSGIKHLFEHRWNNDPVIFEKWKLGETENPEINKIMLKLKATGYPNLAERYQAANYLVNELDINWTWGATYFESLLLDYDVAVSWGRWNQVAKVGVE; this is encoded by the coding sequence ATGACCCAACGTATTATCTTCTGGTTCAGAAACGATCTGCGCCTTCATGATAACGAAGCTTTGTACCAGGCGGCTAAAAATTCCTACGAAATTGTCCCTGTTTATGTTTTTGATCCGCGTCAGTTTGAAACAACACGGCTGGGCTTCCGCCGGACCGGTGCATTCCGTGCCCAACTGATCATCGAGTCGGTTGCCGAGCTCCGAAACCGTTTGAAAGCTTTGGGGGCAGATCTGCTGATCAGAGTTGGGGAGCCCGAAAAGATCATAGCCCAACTGGCCGAAGACTACCATGCTGACTATGTGTATACCACCAAAAAAATCGGCCCCAAAGAAACAAGGATCGAATCACTGCTTAGTAAGAACCTCAAAATTCACAACGTAGATATAAAACTATTCTGGATTGATACTTTGTTAAATGTCCAGGATCTTCCTTTTTCTATTGCAAAACTTCCTCATGGATTTGACTCTTACTGGCAAATGGTTAAAGACCGGCTGCCCGTTAAAACAATACTCCCCGCTCCTGAAAAGCTTCATTTGCCCAGTGATTATGATCCGGGCCTAATGCCGGAGGTTCCCTCATTGGGTTTTCAGCCTGATGAAATTTCCGAAACATACACCGGTGAAATACCACAAGGAGGGGAAAATACAGGGCTTGAGCTTCTTTCACAGTTAGTCAATGAATTAAAACAAGGCACCTCTTCTGCTACCTACGACCACATAACGGATTCCCGGCTCTCTCTCTGGATTGCGCTCGGGTGCGTATCTGCCAGGCAGATTTATACCCAGCTGGCAAAACTGCCGGAGAAAACTCCCGGCAGGAATGAAACAATCAAGAATCTCTTTGAGCGCGACTACGCCCATTTCACTTTATTGAAATACGGCCCCCGGCTGTTCAAACCCAGCGGAATCAAACATCTTTTTGAGCATCGCTGGAACAACGATCCCGTTATATTTGAAAAATGGAAACTCGGCGAAACAGAAAATCCGGAAATCAATAAGATCATGTTGAAGCTGAAGGCAACCGGTTATCCCAATCTTGCAGAAAGGTACCAGGCAGCCAATTACCTCGTGAACGAGCTGGATATCAACTGGACCTGGGGAGCCACTTATTTTGAAAGCCTGTTACTGGATTATGACGTAGCCGTGAGCTGGGGCCGATGGAACCAGGTGGCAAAAGTGGGTGTAGAATGA
- a CDS encoding OmpA family protein has product MQAYKDGVKKFDNGEYDLAIKGFQKAADANYEPTQTSFFIAESYRLSNRFKEAIPYYKKALDGGIVNPEAQFQYAYALKTAGQYAEASTQFSAFASAPNSPKNLQERALREVEILKIADRLKTTKLEVELKDLPLNTSGAEFSPAILGKELVFSSSKKEKIYKNNGQAMLGLYKVNIAEDPWQTQGTPVLFSKEIFAEDANEGSPAFSPDGKTLVFARGNTGKKNGTADVDLYLSRNVNGQWTPPAILPVNDSLAWDGSPAFSRDGKTLYFASNRAGGAGGIDLYRTNMDASGRFSKPVNMGRDINTAGDEMFPYVAEGGKLYFASDGHPGLGKLDLFSATRSQGIITIENLGLPFNSPQDDFGLVFYEGLRKGFFSSNRDGGKGDDDLYYFAAPEEPDSTTIAKKDDPNDPMNPKNPNYVNGKPKVVRYFLAGDISENTTPSQPLDSAIVNILPDTSDVPIAQVFSDAAGKFGRHPVEEGKSYVLLVQRKGYISKREPFSMNGRTIPPIFLTKVLTDTTYYVSVKLDKLELNKTFVLENIYYDLNKYNIRPDAAIELDKLVQILKDNPSMKIELSSHTDARATDAYNMTLSQNRAESAVNYLNLKGIDADRMVARGYGERELIIPNAKTEEEHQKNRRTEFTILSY; this is encoded by the coding sequence ATGCAAGCCTACAAAGATGGCGTCAAAAAATTTGACAACGGAGAATATGACCTCGCTATCAAGGGATTTCAAAAAGCTGCCGATGCCAATTACGAACCTACCCAAACCAGCTTTTTCATTGCTGAATCGTACCGGCTTTCCAACCGCTTCAAAGAAGCTATTCCTTATTACAAAAAAGCGCTCGACGGTGGTATCGTCAATCCGGAAGCTCAGTTTCAGTATGCCTATGCGTTAAAAACAGCCGGGCAGTATGCCGAAGCATCCACCCAGTTCTCCGCTTTTGCCTCTGCGCCAAACAGCCCGAAAAATTTACAGGAAAGAGCATTAAGGGAAGTTGAGATCCTGAAAATTGCCGATAGGCTTAAAACAACAAAACTGGAAGTTGAACTAAAGGACCTGCCCCTTAATACCAGCGGAGCGGAATTCTCTCCTGCAATACTTGGCAAAGAGCTTGTTTTTTCTTCTTCCAAAAAAGAAAAAATCTATAAGAACAACGGCCAGGCCATGCTGGGCCTTTATAAAGTAAACATTGCAGAAGATCCGTGGCAGACACAGGGAACACCTGTATTATTTAGCAAGGAAATTTTTGCAGAAGATGCCAACGAAGGTTCTCCGGCATTTTCTCCGGATGGCAAGACGCTTGTTTTTGCAAGAGGCAATACCGGTAAAAAGAATGGCACTGCCGATGTGGATCTCTATCTCAGCCGTAATGTAAATGGCCAATGGACACCGCCCGCTATACTCCCTGTAAATGACTCACTGGCTTGGGACGGTTCCCCTGCATTTTCGCGCGATGGAAAAACGCTCTACTTCGCATCCAACCGCGCTGGCGGTGCTGGCGGAATTGATCTTTACCGGACCAATATGGATGCTTCGGGCAGGTTCTCCAAGCCCGTCAACATGGGCAGGGATATCAATACCGCAGGAGATGAAATGTTCCCCTATGTTGCCGAAGGCGGAAAACTGTATTTTGCCTCGGACGGACATCCGGGCCTTGGCAAACTGGATCTTTTTTCGGCAACGCGCTCTCAGGGCATCATAACAATTGAAAATCTGGGGCTACCTTTTAACAGTCCGCAGGACGATTTCGGACTGGTGTTTTACGAAGGTCTCAGAAAAGGTTTTTTCTCGTCCAACCGGGATGGAGGAAAAGGAGATGACGACCTGTATTACTTTGCTGCTCCTGAAGAGCCCGATAGTACTACGATTGCCAAAAAGGATGACCCCAACGATCCTATGAATCCCAAAAATCCAAATTACGTGAATGGCAAGCCAAAAGTAGTCCGCTATTTTCTTGCCGGGGATATCTCAGAGAATACCACGCCTTCACAACCCCTGGATTCTGCGATTGTGAATATTTTACCTGATACTTCGGACGTCCCTATTGCTCAGGTGTTTTCTGATGCTGCGGGCAAATTTGGAAGGCACCCCGTGGAAGAAGGCAAATCATACGTATTACTGGTTCAGCGGAAAGGATATATCAGCAAACGTGAGCCATTCTCTATGAACGGCCGCACGATTCCTCCCATTTTTCTGACCAAAGTTTTAACGGATACCACCTATTATGTTTCAGTAAAACTGGATAAGCTTGAACTGAACAAAACCTTTGTTCTTGAAAATATCTACTATGATCTTAACAAGTACAATATCCGGCCCGACGCAGCCATAGAGCTCGACAAACTGGTGCAGATCTTAAAAGACAATCCAAGCATGAAGATTGAGCTCAGCTCACATACCGATGCCCGCGCCACCGATGCCTATAACATGACACTCTCACAGAACAGGGCCGAATCGGCTGTAAATTATCTCAACCTGAAAGGTATTGATGCAGACCGCATGGTGGCCAGGGGTTATGGAGAAAGAGAACTCATCATTCCCAATGCAAAAACGGAAGAAGAACACCAGAAGAACCGGAGAACAGAATTTACCATTCTGAGTTATTAA
- the rpsL gene encoding 30S ribosomal protein S12 — translation MPTISQLVRKGRETITWKSKSPALDSCPQRRGVCTRVYTTTPKKPNSALRKVARVRLSNNKEVNAYIPGEGHNLQEHSIVLIRGGRVKDLPGVRYHIIRGALDTAGVNGRKQRRSKYGAKRPKPGQAPAAPVKGKKK, via the coding sequence ATGCCAACTATTTCACAATTAGTACGTAAAGGTAGAGAGACCATTACTTGGAAATCAAAGTCTCCGGCTTTGGATTCCTGCCCTCAGCGTAGGGGTGTGTGTACCCGTGTGTACACCACAACGCCAAAAAAACCAAACTCAGCACTTCGTAAAGTAGCCCGTGTGCGTCTTTCCAACAACAAGGAGGTGAACGCATATATCCCGGGTGAAGGACACAACCTGCAGGAGCACTCCATCGTGTTGATCCGCGGTGGTCGTGTGAAGGATTTGCCAGGTGTACGTTACCACATCATCCGTGGTGCATTGGATACAGCCGGTGTAAACGGCCGTAAACAACGTCGTTCTAAATATGGTGCGAAACGTCCGAAACCAGGACAAGCTCCGGCAGCACCAGTAAAAGGTAAGAAAAAATAA
- the rpsG gene encoding 30S ribosomal protein S7 — protein sequence MRKSKPKKRYILPDPKFRDVQVTKFVNNLMLEGKKSIAFTIFYDALELVEKKTSESGLETWRKALNNVTPSVEVKSRRVGGATFQVPTEVRPERKQSLGMKWLINYARKRGEKTMMDRLAGEIIAAAKGEGAAVKKKDDTHRMADANKAFSHFRF from the coding sequence ATGAGAAAGTCCAAACCAAAGAAAAGATATATCCTGCCTGATCCAAAGTTCAGGGATGTACAGGTGACCAAGTTTGTTAACAACCTGATGCTTGAAGGTAAGAAAAGCATCGCTTTCACCATCTTCTACGATGCGTTGGAGCTGGTTGAGAAAAAGACAAGCGAAAGCGGCCTCGAAACATGGAGAAAAGCATTGAACAATGTAACACCCTCTGTGGAAGTAAAAAGCCGCCGGGTAGGTGGTGCTACTTTCCAGGTTCCTACCGAGGTTCGTCCGGAACGTAAGCAGTCGCTGGGTATGAAATGGTTGATCAACTATGCACGTAAACGTGGTGAAAAAACCATGATGGACCGTCTGGCCGGTGAAATCATTGCTGCTGCCAAAGGTGAAGGTGCTGCTGTGAAGAAGAAAGATGATACCCACCGTATGGCGGATGCGAACAAAGCATTCTCGCACTTCCGGTTCTGA
- the fusA gene encoding elongation factor G yields the protein MARDLRLTRNIGIAAHIDAGKTTTTERILYYAGVSHKIGEVHDGAATMDWMEQEQERGITITSAATTVGWKYRDENYHINIIDTPGHVDFTVEVNRSLRVLDGLVFLFSAVDGVEPQSETNWRLANNYNVARIGFVNKMDRSGADFLKVCTQVKEMLGSYAVPLQLPIGAEDTFRGVVDLVNFRGIEWNEADKGMTFTEVPIPDDMLEEATEWREKLLEAVAEFDDTLMEKYFEDPNSISEDEILAALRAATISMKIVPMVCGSSFKNKGVQTMLDYVMAILPSPLDRENIVGTDPRTGDEISRKPSEKDPFCALAFKIATDPYVGRLCFIRSYSGLLESGSYVLNNRSGNKERISRIFQMHANKQNQIDKLEAGDIGAVVGFKDIKTGDTLSDEKNPIVLESMVFPEPVIGYAIEPKKAADSDNFSKAITKLIEEDPTLQVESNEETGQTIIKGMGELHLEIIIDRMRREFKVEVNQGAPQVAYKEILTKNFEHREVYKKQTGGRGKFADIVFEIGPRDDNEEGKEPKTGLQFVNEVVGGAIPREFIQPVQKGFEAAMVNGALAGYPLDSMKVRLFHGSFHDVDSDSLSFELAAKIGFKEAAKNAGPKLMEPIMHVEVLTPDEYTGPITGDLNRRRGIMRGMDSRNGAQVIKCDVPLSELFGYVTDLRTMSSGRATASLTFAYYEIVPNNIAENVIEKAKGLVKA from the coding sequence ATGGCACGTGATCTAAGATTAACAAGAAACATTGGTATTGCCGCGCACATCGATGCTGGTAAAACGACTACTACAGAACGTATTCTTTACTACGCTGGGGTTAGCCACAAAATTGGAGAAGTACATGATGGTGCTGCTACAATGGACTGGATGGAGCAGGAGCAGGAGCGTGGTATTACCATTACATCCGCTGCAACTACCGTTGGATGGAAGTACCGTGATGAGAACTACCATATCAACATCATTGATACCCCTGGACACGTGGACTTTACCGTTGAGGTAAACCGCTCCCTTCGTGTATTGGATGGTTTGGTATTCCTTTTTAGTGCTGTTGATGGTGTTGAGCCTCAGTCTGAAACCAACTGGCGCCTGGCTAACAACTACAACGTTGCACGTATTGGTTTTGTCAATAAAATGGACCGTTCGGGTGCAGACTTTCTTAAAGTATGTACACAGGTGAAAGAAATGCTGGGCAGCTACGCTGTTCCGCTTCAGTTGCCGATCGGTGCGGAAGATACTTTCCGCGGAGTGGTTGACCTGGTTAACTTCCGTGGTATTGAGTGGAACGAGGCAGATAAAGGTATGACCTTTACCGAGGTGCCCATTCCTGACGATATGCTAGAAGAAGCAACAGAGTGGAGAGAAAAGTTACTCGAAGCTGTTGCTGAATTCGACGACACTTTGATGGAGAAATATTTTGAGGATCCAAACTCCATTTCCGAAGACGAAATTCTTGCTGCGTTGCGTGCTGCAACCATCAGCATGAAAATCGTTCCAATGGTGTGCGGTTCGTCTTTCAAAAACAAAGGTGTACAAACGATGCTTGATTATGTGATGGCTATCCTGCCTTCACCGTTAGATCGTGAGAACATTGTTGGAACAGATCCTCGCACGGGTGACGAAATCAGCCGGAAGCCTTCTGAAAAAGATCCTTTCTGCGCGCTTGCATTTAAAATTGCAACAGATCCTTACGTAGGACGTCTGTGTTTCATCCGGTCTTATTCAGGTCTTTTGGAATCAGGTTCTTATGTACTGAACAACCGTTCAGGTAATAAGGAGCGTATCTCCCGTATATTCCAGATGCACGCCAACAAGCAAAATCAGATCGACAAGCTTGAAGCCGGTGATATTGGTGCGGTTGTAGGTTTCAAAGATATTAAAACAGGTGATACCCTTTCTGATGAAAAGAACCCGATCGTTCTGGAATCAATGGTGTTCCCAGAGCCTGTAATTGGTTATGCAATCGAGCCTAAAAAGGCAGCTGACAGCGATAACTTCTCTAAGGCGATCACTAAACTGATCGAAGAAGATCCAACACTTCAGGTTGAAAGTAACGAAGAAACCGGGCAGACGATCATCAAAGGGATGGGTGAACTTCACCTTGAGATCATCATCGACCGTATGCGTCGTGAGTTCAAAGTGGAAGTGAACCAGGGTGCACCGCAGGTTGCTTACAAAGAGATTCTTACTAAGAATTTCGAGCACCGTGAGGTTTATAAGAAACAAACAGGTGGTCGCGGTAAATTTGCCGATATCGTATTTGAAATCGGACCACGTGACGATAACGAAGAAGGCAAAGAACCAAAAACCGGTTTGCAGTTTGTGAACGAGGTTGTGGGTGGAGCTATTCCCCGCGAGTTTATCCAGCCCGTTCAGAAAGGTTTTGAGGCAGCCATGGTGAATGGTGCACTCGCAGGGTATCCTTTGGATTCCATGAAGGTTCGCTTGTTCCACGGTTCATTCCACGACGTCGATTCAGATTCTCTTTCTTTTGAATTGGCTGCTAAAATTGGTTTCAAGGAAGCTGCTAAAAATGCAGGTCCTAAACTGATGGAGCCTATCATGCACGTTGAAGTATTAACACCGGATGAATATACCGGCCCAATCACCGGTGACCTTAACCGTCGCCGTGGTATCATGAGAGGGATGGATTCAAGGAATGGTGCACAGGTTATCAAGTGTGATGTACCTCTTTCCGAACTGTTTGGATATGTTACGGACCTTCGTACTATGTCATCAGGACGTGCAACGGCTTCACTTACTTTCGCTTACTACGAGATTGTACCTAACAACATCGCAGAAAATGTAATTGAGAAGGCAAAGGGACTTGTTAAAGCATAA
- the rpsJ gene encoding 30S ribosomal protein S10 → MNQKIRIKLRSFDHNLVDKSAEKIVKAVKATGAVVSGPIPLPTKKEKFTVLRSPHVNKKSREQFQLCTYKRLVDIFSTSAKTVDALMKLELPSGVDVEIKV, encoded by the coding sequence ATGAATCAAAAAATTCGTATCAAACTCCGGTCTTTTGACCACAATCTGGTTGATAAGTCAGCTGAGAAAATTGTTAAGGCTGTAAAAGCAACCGGTGCAGTAGTAAGCGGTCCGATTCCTTTGCCGACAAAAAAGGAAAAGTTTACGGTTTTGCGTTCTCCTCACGTGAACAAAAAATCCCGCGAGCAATTTCAGCTTTGCACCTATAAAAGATTGGTGGACATTTTCTCCACCAGCGCAAAAACAGTTGACGCACTGATGAAACTGGAATTGCCAAGTGGTGTGGATGTAGAGATCAAAGTATAG
- the rplC gene encoding 50S ribosomal protein L3 has translation MSGLIGKKIGMTSLYNADGQALACTVIQAGPCVVTQVRSEEKDGYKAIQLGFGEKKEKNSSRPLIGHFKKANTTPKQKVVEFKEFEVEHELGTSLSVQDVFAEGEFVDVVGSAKGRGFQGVVKRHGFGGVGGQTHGQHNRARHPGSIGACSFPSRVFKGIRMGGRMGNNRVKIQNLRILKVIPEQNILVVSGSVPGSKNSFLIIEK, from the coding sequence ATGTCTGGTTTAATTGGTAAAAAAATCGGAATGACTAGTTTGTACAATGCTGACGGGCAGGCTCTGGCATGTACTGTGATCCAAGCTGGTCCTTGTGTTGTTACACAAGTTAGGTCCGAAGAAAAGGATGGCTATAAAGCTATCCAGTTAGGTTTTGGAGAGAAAAAGGAGAAAAACTCGTCCAGGCCGTTAATTGGTCACTTCAAAAAAGCAAACACAACACCAAAGCAAAAAGTGGTTGAGTTTAAGGAGTTTGAAGTGGAGCATGAACTTGGAACGTCACTTTCAGTTCAGGATGTGTTCGCAGAAGGTGAATTCGTTGATGTTGTTGGTTCTGCCAAAGGCCGCGGTTTTCAGGGCGTTGTAAAACGTCATGGTTTCGGCGGGGTAGGAGGTCAGACACACGGTCAGCATAACCGTGCGCGTCACCCAGGTTCGATTGGTGCTTGTTCATTCCCATCACGCGTATTCAAAGGCATTCGTATGGGTGGACGCATGGGTAACAATCGTGTAAAGATTCAGAATTTGCGTATTCTGAAAGTGATACCTGAGCAAAACATACTCGTAGTAAGTGGCTCAGTACCGGGATCAAAGAATTCATTTCTAATCATTGAGAAGTAG